In a genomic window of Myotis daubentonii chromosome 18, mMyoDau2.1, whole genome shotgun sequence:
- the SLC19A2 gene encoding thiamine transporter 1 isoform X2, translating to MILDTQHGLWVGGVGTEAEVILLVYNEIYPVWTYSYLVLLFPVFLATDYLRYKPVILLQGLSLIVTWFMLLYAQGLLAIQFLEFFYGIATATEIAYYSYIYSVVDLSRYQKVTSYSRTATLVGFTVGSVLGQILVSVAGWSLFSLNVISLTCVSVAFAVAWFLPMPQKSLFFHHVHSTCKGVNGIKIQNGGIVTDTSASNHLPGWEDVESKIPLNVEEPPMEEPEPQPDRLLVLKVLWNDFLMCYSSRPLLCWSVWWALSTCGYFQVINYTQGLWEQVMPSRNAAIYNGGVEAVSTLLGAVAVFAVGYIKISWSTWGEMTLSLCSLLIAAAVYIMDTVGNIWVCYASYVVFRIIYMLLITIATFQIAANLSMERYALVFGVNTFIALALQTLLTLIVVDASGLGLEITTQFLIYAGYFALIAVVFLANGIVTIMKKYTKQEDPESSSQVTTS from the exons GTCTACAATGAAATTTATCCAGTATGGACTTACTCTTATCTGGTGCTGCTGTTTCCTGTGTTCCTTGCCACAGACTACCTCCGTTACAAACCCGTCATTCTGCTGCAAGGGCTCAGCCTTATCGTCACATGGTTCATGCTGCTCTATGCCCAGGGACTGCTGGCCATTCAGTTCTTGGAATTCTTCTATGGCATTGCCACAGCCACTGAAATCGCCTATTACTCTTACATCTACAGTGTGGTAGACCTGAGCAGGTACCAGAAAGTCACCAGTTACAGTCGAACTGCCACCTTGGTGGGCTTCACAGTGGGCTCTGTCCTAGGGCAAATCCTCGTCTCAGTGGCAGGCTGGTCCCTGTTCAGCCTGAATGTCATCTCTCTTACCTGTGTTTCTGTGGCTTTTGCCGTGGCCTGGTTTCTGCCTATGCCACAGAAGAGCCTTTTTTTCCACCATGTTCATTCTACCTGCAAGGGAGTGAATGGTATCAAGATACAAAATGGTGGTATTGTGACTGACACCTCAGCTTCTAACCACCTTCCCGGGTGGGAGGATGTTGAGTCAAAAATCCCTCTAAATGTGGAGGAGCCTCCCATGGAGGAACCG GAGCCCCAGCCAGACCGGCTCCTTGTGCTGAAGGTACTGTGGAACGACTTCTTGATGTGCTACTCCTCCCGCCCGCTGCTCTGCTGGTCGGTGTGGTGGGCCCTCTCCACCTGTGGCTATTTTCAAGTGATCAACTACACACAGGGCCTGTGGGAGCAGGTGATGCCTTCTCGCAATGCTGCTATCTATAACGGAGGCGTGGAGGCCGTTTCCACCTTACTGG GTGCTGTCGCCGTTTTTGCAGTTGGTTACATAAAAATATCCTGGTCCACTTGGGGAGAAATGACACTGTCGCTGTGTTCTCTCCTGATTGCGGCCGCAGTGTACATCATGGACACTGTGGGTAACATTTGGGTGTGCTACGCGTCCTATGTTGTCTTCAGAATCATCTACATGTTACTCATCACTATAGCAAC TTTTCAGATTGCAGCAAACCTCAGTATGGAGCGCTATGCCCTAGTGTTTGGTGTCAACACCTTCATTGCTCTGGCCCTGCAGACGCTGCTTACACTCATTGTAGTCGATGCCAGTGGCCTTGGCTTAGAAATCACCACTCAG TTCCTGATCTACGCAGGTTATTTTGCACTCATCGCTGTGGTTTTCCTGGCTAATGGTATAGTCACGATTATGAAGAAATATACAAAGCAGGAAGATCCAGAGTCAAGTTCTCAAGTAACCACTTCATAA
- the SLC19A2 gene encoding thiamine transporter 1 isoform X3, which yields MLWDVPCLTRKLSRVYNEIYPVWTYSYLVLLFPVFLATDYLRYKPVILLQGLSLIVTWFMLLYAQGLLAIQFLEFFYGIATATEIAYYSYIYSVVDLSRYQKVTSYSRTATLVGFTVGSVLGQILVSVAGWSLFSLNVISLTCVSVAFAVAWFLPMPQKSLFFHHVHSTCKGVNGIKIQNGGIVTDTSASNHLPGWEDVESKIPLNVEEPPMEEPEPQPDRLLVLKVLWNDFLMCYSSRPLLCWSVWWALSTCGYFQVINYTQGLWEQVMPSRNAAIYNGGVEAVSTLLGAVAVFAVGYIKISWSTWGEMTLSLCSLLIAAAVYIMDTVGNIWVCYASYVVFRIIYMLLITIATFQIAANLSMERYALVFGVNTFIALALQTLLTLIVVDASGLGLEITTQFLIYAGYFALIAVVFLANGIVTIMKKYTKQEDPESSSQVTTS from the exons GTCTACAATGAAATTTATCCAGTATGGACTTACTCTTATCTGGTGCTGCTGTTTCCTGTGTTCCTTGCCACAGACTACCTCCGTTACAAACCCGTCATTCTGCTGCAAGGGCTCAGCCTTATCGTCACATGGTTCATGCTGCTCTATGCCCAGGGACTGCTGGCCATTCAGTTCTTGGAATTCTTCTATGGCATTGCCACAGCCACTGAAATCGCCTATTACTCTTACATCTACAGTGTGGTAGACCTGAGCAGGTACCAGAAAGTCACCAGTTACAGTCGAACTGCCACCTTGGTGGGCTTCACAGTGGGCTCTGTCCTAGGGCAAATCCTCGTCTCAGTGGCAGGCTGGTCCCTGTTCAGCCTGAATGTCATCTCTCTTACCTGTGTTTCTGTGGCTTTTGCCGTGGCCTGGTTTCTGCCTATGCCACAGAAGAGCCTTTTTTTCCACCATGTTCATTCTACCTGCAAGGGAGTGAATGGTATCAAGATACAAAATGGTGGTATTGTGACTGACACCTCAGCTTCTAACCACCTTCCCGGGTGGGAGGATGTTGAGTCAAAAATCCCTCTAAATGTGGAGGAGCCTCCCATGGAGGAACCG GAGCCCCAGCCAGACCGGCTCCTTGTGCTGAAGGTACTGTGGAACGACTTCTTGATGTGCTACTCCTCCCGCCCGCTGCTCTGCTGGTCGGTGTGGTGGGCCCTCTCCACCTGTGGCTATTTTCAAGTGATCAACTACACACAGGGCCTGTGGGAGCAGGTGATGCCTTCTCGCAATGCTGCTATCTATAACGGAGGCGTGGAGGCCGTTTCCACCTTACTGG GTGCTGTCGCCGTTTTTGCAGTTGGTTACATAAAAATATCCTGGTCCACTTGGGGAGAAATGACACTGTCGCTGTGTTCTCTCCTGATTGCGGCCGCAGTGTACATCATGGACACTGTGGGTAACATTTGGGTGTGCTACGCGTCCTATGTTGTCTTCAGAATCATCTACATGTTACTCATCACTATAGCAAC TTTTCAGATTGCAGCAAACCTCAGTATGGAGCGCTATGCCCTAGTGTTTGGTGTCAACACCTTCATTGCTCTGGCCCTGCAGACGCTGCTTACACTCATTGTAGTCGATGCCAGTGGCCTTGGCTTAGAAATCACCACTCAG TTCCTGATCTACGCAGGTTATTTTGCACTCATCGCTGTGGTTTTCCTGGCTAATGGTATAGTCACGATTATGAAGAAATATACAAAGCAGGAAGATCCAGAGTCAAGTTCTCAAGTAACCACTTCATAA